A segment of the Deinococcus aestuarii genome:
ATCTTCGCGGCGAGGTCGTTCGCGTTCAGGATGCCCAGGCGGTCCCGGATCAGCGCCAGGAACAGCGTCTTCTGCGCGGCCGTCATTTGGCTCCCCGGCAGACCCTCGGGCTGGAGGGTCTGCCCGTCGTGCCCGGGCCCGAGCACGAGGTCGATGCGGTTGGTGCTGATCACGACTTTCGCCTGCTGCGCCGCCGTCAGGCTGTTCAGCAGGGCGGACGCGGCGGTCATCTCGACCGGAACCTGCGGAATGATCGTGAACGTCTGGTTGTTGAAGCTGACCCGGACCGGCTCGCCGCCCGTCAGGGTGGGCGACAGGCCGATGTTCGGCCCGACGACGGTGGCATTGATGGCGAGGTGATGTCCGCCGAACTGCATCATCCACGGCGAGGTGGTGGACGGCGTGCCGACGAATGAGACGAAGTAGGACTCGCTGCCGAACTTCACCGGCGCGCGGGCACCGCCAGCGCCCGGGGGGGGGCCGCCGGCGGGGTTCCCGACCTGGCCGGCGGGCGGCGGGGTGCCCTGCGCGCCCGCGGTGGCGCTGCCCGCGGCCCCAGTCGGGCTGGCCGTCCCGGCATTGGTCCGTCCGCCGGGCGTGCCGGAATCGGTGGCCTGGGTAATGTCGTCCGCATCCATCTGCCCCTGGACCATCGCCACCCCCTGCTCGCTGAGGACGGTGCCCAGCAGGGTCATGAGCGCGGTCTTCTGGGTGGCATTCAGGTCGCCCCAGGGGACGCCCTGGCGATTGACCCCGGCGCCCCCCTGCGGAAAGTTCGACCAGTTCTTGCGCTGCGTGTTGTCCGTCCAGGCGAAGAGCACGGCCTTCTTCTGCGCCGCCGTGAGGGTGGCGAGGAAGGCGTTGGCGGCGTTCACGACCCTCGTGGTCTGCGCGTCGGCGGCGAGAACGGTCGTCGTGGGCGCGGCGGCCCCACCGGCCGAGGCCAGCGAGAGGGTATGCAGCGAGGCCCCGACGAGGGCGACGGTGATTAGACCGGAGAGCAGCTTCATCTTGTGCATGTCGAACCCACTTCCATTCTTGAGTTGAGGAAGGCCGCCCCCAGAAAACGCTCTGAAGGCCGAAATTGAGTCGTTCGTAAAGCCGTCCTTGCCTCACTTGTGCTGGGTGAAGAGCCAGTCTCGGACCCCCGCGATGGTGTACGCGATAGGCCAGGTGTAGATGTGCCCGGCCCCGGGGTTGTTGGTGATGCCTGCCGGAATGACCGTCCCCTTCTGGAACACGGTGTAGTAGATATTGCTGTCCGGCCCAGCCTTCAGCACGGCGTCCACGTCGTTCTGGAACTCGGCGGCACTCGCCCGGCCATTCCACACCGCCCGGGTGATCTTCGCGCCGTTCTGCTCCAGCACGGGCATGATCTGGTTCATCACGGGGTACGCCTTGGGGTCGTCCTCCGACGCGATGACCCACATCTTCTTGTTCGCCAGCGGGGCGACCTGCGCCGGGTCCCACTGCCCGGCCACGATGAGCGAGGCGGCGAACAGGTCGGGGTACTTGAGGTTCAGCGCGAGGGAAGCCATCGCCCCGCCCGACTGCCCGGTGGTGTATAGGCGGTTCTGGTCGATGCTGTAAATCCGGGTCAGGGTTTGCAGGAGGCGCACGGTGATGTCCGGGAACTCGCTGATCTGGTTGGCGTCGTTCGCCAGGCCCACCGAGTACTGCGGGGCCAGGACGAACGCGGGGTGTTTCGCCTGGTCCTCGGGCGAGGCGAACGAGACCGCGCCCAGGCCCTGCTCCAGGGTCCGCAGCGGGT
Coding sequences within it:
- a CDS encoding DUF3500 domain-containing protein, producing the protein MHKMKLLSGLITVALVGASLHTLSLASAGGAAAPTTTVLAADAQTTRVVNAANAFLATLTAAQKKAVLFAWTDNTQRKNWSNFPQGGAGVNRQGVPWGDLNATQKTALMTLLGTVLSEQGVAMVQGQMDADDITQATDSGTPGGRTNAGTASPTGAAGSATAGAQGTPPPAGQVGNPAGGPPPGAGGARAPVKFGSESYFVSFVGTPSTTSPWMMQFGGHHLAINATVVGPNIGLSPTLTGGEPVRVSFNNQTFTIIPQVPVEMTAASALLNSLTAAQQAKVVISTNRIDLVLGPGHDGQTLQPEGLPGSQMTAAQKTLFLALIRDRLGILNANDLAAKMTDIQKNLSQTYFAWYGPTAAGSAAYWRVTGPTAIIEFSPQATDGDPTNHLHNMYRDPTNEYGAAWTSLK